A genomic region of Cannabis sativa cultivar Pink pepper isolate KNU-18-1 chromosome 1, ASM2916894v1, whole genome shotgun sequence contains the following coding sequences:
- the LOC115704750 gene encoding uncharacterized protein LOC115704750 yields MSVLILLGLLLFSSGNRNSVFAHQKDNVIDNNSTECPAKIGQCSSLTCAFKLSDASFFNNTQMLEIVKGAEEFNIPIIRANRKLVASINGGLQYPSVLVFNPQWGTSQHQPPKSNRFKYPSSSALLRRPSNDEDIAFMTITELGQLIKTKQITSLELTKIFLRRLKRYNGVLKAVVSYTEELAYKQAKRADNLLDKGVYLGPLHGIPYGLKDIISVPKYKTTWGSTTFKNQVHNTEAWVYKRLKSAGAVLVAKLVSGSLAYDDIWFGGRTRNPWNIEEFSTGSSAGPAVSTSAGMVPFAIGTETAGSITFPAARCGITGLRPTFGSIGRTGVMSLSESLDKVGPFCRDAADCAIVLDVIRGKDPNDMSSRDMPFKDPFSVDITKLRVGYVEDAEMEVVKVLESKGVKMVPFKLNYTVDSVQGILNFTMDVDMLAHFDEWQRSGSDRAYEAQEQWPTELRRARLIPAVDYVQAQRARGRLIREVEDNLKGIDGFIGNATDWEKVCMGNLVGMPVIVVPTGLKPISHPPPNTRRRTTITTAIYAPPQHDHIGLALAMAYQSVTHHHKQRPPIDDLGPHDVLHIPSPPPSPLP; encoded by the exons ATGTCAGTTCTAATTTTATTGGGACTACTACTTTTTAGTAGTGGAAATCGCAACTCTGTTTTTGCCCATCAAAAG GACAATGTAATTGACAATAATAGTACTGAATGTCCAGCTAAAATTGGTCAATGTTCATCTCTCACCTGTGCATTTAAGTTAAGTGATGCCAGCTTTTTCAACAACACTCAG ATGTTGGAGATTGTGAAGGGTGCAGAGGAGTTTAACATCCCCATAATAAGAGCCAATAGAAAACTTGTGGCTTCCATTAATGGGGGTTTGCAGTACCCTTCTGTTTTAGTCTTCAATCCACAATGGGGAACTAGTCAACACCAACCACCAAAATCCAATAGATTCAAATACCCTTCTTCCTCTGCCCTATTACGAAGGCCTTCAAATGATGAAGATATTGCCTTCATGACT ATTACTGAGTTAGGACAACTCATCAAGACAAAGCAAATTACATCTTTGGAGCTCACTAAGATTTTCTTGAGAAGATTGAAAAG GTACAATGGTGTTCTTAAGGCTGTGGTGTCTTACACTGAAGAATTAGCATACAAACAAGCAAAAAGGGCAGATAATTTGCTTGACAAAGGAGTCTATTTAGGTCCTCTTCATGGTATTCCATATGGACTAAAGGACATAATTTCAGTACCAAAATACAAAACAACATGGGGTTCGACCACTTTCAAGAATCAAGTCCACAACACTGAAGCTTGGGTCTACAAGAGGCTCAAGTCAGCAGGGGCAGTGCTGGTGGCCAAGCTTGTTTCGGGTTCATTAGCCTACGATGACATTTGGTTTGGGGGAAGGACTAGGAACCCTTGGAACATTGAGGAGTTTTCCACAGGCTCATCGGCTGGCCCCGCCGTGTCCACCTCGGCGGGCATGGTACCCTTTGCCATTGGAACTGAAACAGCCGGTTCAATCACCTTTCCCGCTGCGCGTTGTGGGATCACAGGGCTACGTCCCACGTTTGGCTCCATTGGCCGGACTGGAGTGATGAGCCTCTCAGAAAGCTTG GACAAGGTAGGGCCTTTCTGTAGAGATGCAGCAGATTGTGCTATAGTATTGGATGTTATTAGAGGAAAAGatccaaacgacatgtcgtctAGAGACATGCCTTTTAAGGATCCTTTCTCAGTGGACATTACAAAGTTGAGAGTGGGATATGTTGAGGATGCTGAAATGGAGGTTGTGAAGGTGCTGGAGTCCAAGGGAGTAAAGATGGTTCCTTTTAAACTAAATTACACAGTGGACAGTGTTCAAGGTATCCTTAACTTCACCATGGATGTTGATATGTTGGCTCACTTTGACGAGTGGCAACGCTCTGGATCTGATCGAGCTTATGAAGCTCAAGAGCAATGGCCTACTGAGCTTCGCCGGGCACGCCTAATTCCAGCTGTTGACTATGTACAG GCACAAAGAGCACGTGGAAGGTTGATTAGGGAAGTGGAAGATAATTTAAAGGGTATTGATGGTTTTATTGGGAATGCAACTGATTGGGAAAAAGTATGTATGGGAAATCTAGTAGGAATGCCTGTAATTGTGGTTCCAACAGGTCTCAAACCCATCTCCCATCCACCTCCCAATACTCGACGAAGGACCACTATCACCACTGCCATTTATGCTCCTCCTCAACATGATCACATT GGTCTAGCACTGGCAATGGCTTACCAATCAGTGACCCATCATCACAAGCAGCGCCCACCAATTGATGACCTCGGCCCACATGATGTGCTTCACATTCCAAGCCCACCTCCTTCTCCTCTTCCTTAA